The nucleotide sequence GGCAAGCTGCCAGGGCGACCGGCGATGAGCGAAGCGGATATCGTAGAAGTGTTCAAGGCCGCTGTGTAACGGACCTATGCGTGGCGACAAAATGGAATATTCTGACGAGAAGGAGAGCTGAGATGCGTATGCTTACACAATGGTGCATGGTGGTTTTTATTATGGGCATGCTGACAGCTGTCGGCTCAACCGCTTTTGCTCAAACCAAGCCCAGGGACGCGGATAATTTTTACAAAAGCAAGACGGTGGATGTCCAGAAAGTAACATTCGACAATCAATATAAAATGAAGGTCGCGGGGAATCTTTTTACGCCCAAAAACCTGGATACGAACAAGAAATATCCAGCGATCATCGTGGGGCACCCCATGGGCGCAGTGAAGGAACAAAGCGCGAATCTGTATGCCACGAAGATGGCTGAACAGGGATTCGTCACCTTGTCCCTGGACTTGTCCTTCTGGGGAGAGAGTGAAGGCCAGCCGCGAAACGCCGTTTCGCCGGACATCTATGCCGAGGACTTCAGCGCGGCGGTGGATTATCTGGGGACCAGACCGTTCATCGACAGGGAGCGGATAGGTGTCATCGGTATTTGCGGCAGCGGCAGCTTCGCCATCAGCGCGGCCAAGATCGACCCTCGCCTGAAGGCTATTGCCACCGTCAGCATGTATGACATGGGGGCTGCCAACCGTAATGCGCTGCGGCATTCCATGACCCTTGAGCAGAGGAAGCGAGTCCTCGAAGAAGCGGCTGAGCAGCGCTATGTGGAGTTCACCGGAGGCGAGACCAAGTACACCAGCGGGACTGTGCACGAGATTACTGAAAAATCGCATCCGATTGAGATTGAATTCTATGAGTTCTACCGCACTCCGAGGGGAGAAGTTACGCCTGAAGGCTCATCGCCGAAGCTGACGACACATCCCACCCTGACCAGCAACGTGAAGTTCATGAACTTCTACCCGTTCAACGACATCGAGACGATTTCTCCCCGTCCCATGCTGT is from Solidesulfovibrio magneticus RS-1 and encodes:
- a CDS encoding alpha/beta hydrolase, with product MRMLTQWCMVVFIMGMLTAVGSTAFAQTKPRDADNFYKSKTVDVQKVTFDNQYKMKVAGNLFTPKNLDTNKKYPAIIVGHPMGAVKEQSANLYATKMAEQGFVTLSLDLSFWGESEGQPRNAVSPDIYAEDFSAAVDYLGTRPFIDRERIGVIGICGSGSFAISAAKIDPRLKAIATVSMYDMGAANRNALRHSMTLEQRKRVLEEAAEQRYVEFTGGETKYTSGTVHEITEKSHPIEIEFYEFYRTPRGEVTPEGSSPKLTTHPTLTSNVKFMNFYPFNDIETISPRPMLFIAGENAHSIEFSEEAYKLAAEPKELVIVKGAGHVDLYDRVGLIPWDKLNTFFNKSLQ